CAATGGATAACCAAGTGATTTCACTAACCAAAGGATTAAATCGATAGTTAGTTACAAGCTCATCATGCAAAATGGGTTTGATGCCATTATCAGCGATCAGTACAGAGGACATTCAACCTATACTGACTAGAGATCCCAAAAACTagattcaaagggacaactaatttgcATTGACTAGATACACTGTGGGGGACAACCTAATAAAACAATGATCGGACCAGGGTAAGCCGATGAACTTTTAAtaatcaagaagagtagatggttactctcgagggatcacctatgtgagaaagaaatggtgccgcttcgaagagaattagaggaacaattcttagagcttctcacagaaccagatATATTCATGGCTAAGAATGAACACACTTATGAGAAATGAGTTATATTAGGGAGAGTCTTAGGTGAGATTTGTCAATGCTTATACAGATGGCAGAACAGTTtaaggacatcatgtctactgtcagccagtaagcaaatagatcttcacaagggaaggtttaaagggtaaaacctacctatcctatacttgactcaactgttgaatgctatcacatatcatgtattttattcatgtgggggattgttggaaatatgaatgaaataaagaggtggagacgaagagattgttggtgcggttagcactaacggtctaactcaggttttgatgaatgacaaaataggttaagttagtttcgttgtgatTTAATACTTTgaataagtgtgcaggagaagatcagctaggtcgacgggctaacctgatagctggcacgaagaccagctaggtcgacgggctgacctgatagctggcatgaagcccagagaggttgacggactgacctgatgtctgacacgaagtccagctaggtcgatgagctGACCTGATATTTGGCACAAAGTTTAGACAAGTCGACAGGCTGACCTAatgtttggcatgaagtccagctaggtcgacgggttgacctgatagctgacacaaagtccagacaggttgacgggttgacctgatgtctgacaagtaagttaaggtaagtcactgaggggagtgacttggtgaggacgtgttccccgtttgagggaacagtagacatcgatCCAACTTCgaaccatttcggaaatctaagttgagatcgtgactagattccagtctcgacgAGATGGAATCTAATCACTactcttttattatatttgtgctaacttttattttgtagggtagtataacttttattttgccccagactaacattttcttgtaggagGACTTTCTGGAAGATGGTGGGGTCCGGGTGCCCTGAAGGCAAAACTCATCTCGTCACAGATTTGGAGCATGCTGATTGGCTGGACCTACGTCACGGTCTGGGCGCCCGAagcatgcctataaaagaaggcctccacggAACATCAATAATAACAATAACTTCTACTAACAACTGCTCTGTTGCGCtctgctcctgcgacgttgcgaagTCTCTCCGACAACCTACGACTcaagttttgttttcttattattgtcggtattttccttATAATAGTTTTTGTACTTACTATTGTAatcaattttcaaattattagtgattgtctaATGAAAGCACTAGACCAAgggtccgaaccaagtaaaactggttcgtgttagcattgttttgtgtttttttccgctgcgtacttaatTCGAAATTTTaaattgctattcacccccctctagcgagctCTACGATCTAACAGAGTTTCTATTGTGTATGGGTTGTTAGTttcacattagaagtctcttggctttattgttggtttaaattacgacacatgcattgatgttgtaaacacatgcatggggagagactctctcacgtgTGGGTGCGCAAGGGTGGACACAAATCCAGGACCCAGATTATACTGAACCAATGTTGACTTGTGTGCGAACACGACCTGCGCACGTTGAATGCCAGATCGATCGAGGCAAGATTTGTCCAAGTGAATGAACCAACATTTTATCACCTGACTCTCTTTTTGCTACCCGCTCaagagtgtaacggaaacattaatatgaaattaatggtgATTCCGTAATGTCTCGACATTAATAGTGACATTAAATTCATTAATGGTGACTTCATAACATCTCGTTATTAATGACGTCATTAAACCCATTAACAATGATTCCGTAACGTCTCAATATTAATGAAGACATTCAACCCATTACTGGCGACATTAAACCGAGcattaaatgaccataatttggTCATTCATTGCAGGCAAGGTGAGAGATCCTATATAATGaagctggatcttgagcaaagagaGAAGCGAAAGATAAGCAAAAGAGTAAGTGAGAGGAAGAGCAGGAAGCGAACCTCTGTTCACCCTTGTTCTCCCATAAAACTCTCTCAGCTATGCATCCGTCCAGCTGAATCACTCGTGATAGCACTCGGGTGCATTCTTAGTTCGTCATGAACAACTAGTGCTTGGTTGCGTGTGCGATTTTACCGTTGTATCATGAGAAACAGATGACCCAAGAGAACCTCGAAGTACAGCCAGAGGTGAGACGAATTCGTTTTAAGAAAACTGTGTTGAATGCAGACCTCGATATCTTAGTCAGCAAATTTTCTTTCCAATTTGATAATCGACTCCCGATTTTATTATGCATCATATCAACTCTACAACTCAGACCATTGAAAACTTAACATAACTAACTCCGCTCATCGTTCAAAAGGTTAAATATTAGATTACTTTTGAGAAAACAAAACAAAGTCAACTAGATGCACATGCTTTCcttgattaaaaaattaatattctaaatttagaaattTCATTCTCCTTATGCAACAGCTAATAAAAAAAATCCACCATTTAATTCGACGAAAGTTAAAATTCAAATTGTGATTTGAGTGCAACAATCAAGGGCATTATTAATGACTACTCGTGGTCAAAGAGTGGCTTTATTCGCCTTACTCCCGCCGCTCTTGCTCCCTCGACACGGACTGCAGATCTGAGGAGACTCTCACGGCAACCAGCAATGGAGGCCTATCTGACCTCGTCCATTCCCACCGCCAGGAGATCTGGTGGAAAGTTTGCTCCTTTGGCCCTCACCCTCCTCTTCTTCCTGGTTTGGTCCGCTACGCTTCCATCGACAGGTCAGTTCCTGCCAATGCCTTAAGATTTGCCATTCTCAGCTTAAAAATCGAAAGCCTCTGTCTCTACGGCTGTATGATCCGTCGAGCTTATGATCGAGACATAAAATAGGATACAAATTTGTTCCTCAGCCGCGCTACATTTTTCACATGACTTGGCCATCATTTGGATCCAATCTAGattttcaaactaaatatgctagtGTTGGTAGAGGATTGGAGCTGTAAGACGTTGACTATAAAATTGACAGATTCTTTCGTATTGTTAGTACTAGTTTCCTTGAACGAGTGTGACCGGGTATGTTGTTTAATTCCTATTTTGATTTAGTTCTCGAAATGGAATGCCTGCTAATATGGAACCACAGAGTTCAGTTTTCGAAGGTTTCAATACCTTCAGAAAAGTCTTCCATAAGTTTTCTTCCTCCGGTGTATTCTTCCTTTTACATTTGCTGAGCTCAAACTACAATAGTGCTCGTTGTATCCTTTTTTCCTTTGGTTTCTGATCTACTAATCAAGAGATCCACAAGATGCATTTTGCAGATTATCAATTTCGGCGGCCATTACTGCACATTGGAgaacattttgaaaaattaatcaattaattagatAAACAGAAGGGAAATAGATCAGTGTGGAAGCAATACTTCATAGGAATTCAAATAAGATCTAGTTATCTGTGTTGTCTTGTATCTTTTTAATTATAGTTTATTATCTTACCAGGAGCTTATGATGCACTGGACCCAAATGGAAATATTACAATCAAGTGGGATGTTATGCAATGGACTCCAGATGGATATGTTGTAAGGAAAAAAAGtcatcattattatttttttctttggaATTGCTCTTGATTTCCAGACTCATTGTGTGAGACCATGCCTCAACTGATACAGTTTATCTCTAAATCAGTTGCAACTGTGATTAATAATGACGATGTATGAATTCTTTCAGGCTGTTGTCACAATGTTTAATTTCCAACAATATCGTCATATCCAAGCACCTGGGTGGACTCTTGGGTGGACATGGGCAAAGAAGGAAGTCATTTGGTCCATGGTAGGAGCACAAACGACGGAGCAAGGTGATTGCTCACGATTTAAAGGGAACATTCCACATTGCTGCAAGAAGGATCCTACCGTTGTTGATCTATTACCTGGAACTCCATACAATATGCAAATTGCCAATTGCTGCAAAGGAGGGGTTATTAATTCTTGGGCTCAAGATCCTGCCAATGCTGCGAGTTCATTCCAGGTCAGTGTTGGTGTTGCAGGAACCACCAACAAGACTGTCCGTGTTCCCAAAAACTTTACCCTCAAGGCTCCAGGACCAGGGTATACATGTGGAATAGCTAAGATAGTAAAACCTACAAAGTTTGTCACCCAAGATGGAAGGAGAACAACCCAAGCTCTAAGTAAGTGATCAAAAATGAATTGCAAAAGCCTACTAATTAAAATCTTGTCTAAAATTTGTTGACTAATTACAGATATAACCATATCCTTCTTTTGCACTTTCTCCTCAGTTAACATTTCTAAATAATTAGCCTCTTAGTCCTTAAAACCAGCTAATATGTTGAATGTTTCAATGAAGTGACATGGAATGTTACCTGCACATATTCCCAATTTCTTGCTCAGAAGACTCCTACTTGTTGTGTGTCACTTTCATCTTTCTACAATGACACTATTGTCAACTGTCCTACATGCACATGTGGGTGCCAGAATAATTTAACTCAACCAGGAAGTTGCGTTGAGTGAGTTTATATTCCAGTTTCATAGTTTTCTTTTAGTGAGACAATTTTGAAACATCTACTTATGGAATCTCTGATTTAAATGGCAGAGGTGATTCACCTTATTTAGCTTCTGCTGTTAATGGACCCGGCAAAAATAGCTTCGTACCTTTGGTGCAGTGCACATCACATATGTGCCCAATAAGGGTGCATTGGCATGTGAAGCTCAACTATAAGGAATACTGGCGTGTGAAGATTGCGATAACGAATTTCAACTACCGGATGAATTATACACAGTGGAACCTTGTTATCCAGCATCCAAACTTAGACAATCTCACACAACTTTTTAGCTTCAACTACAAGGCATTGACTCCCTATGGAGGCATAAGTAAGTTTATCCTTTGCTCTTGTATCTCCATAGGTTGTAATTCTTTCAAGATATACCAATTATTTTATGGAGTGCCATACAAGTTTGGGTTGCCAAGCATGCGCCTATGTAGTGATCTGTATGGGTTGCCATCACAATCATTTCAGTGAACAAATTTCACTACACCTAAGACGTATCATTAAATTTTTTACCAGAAGGATCACTTAGATTAAATATAA
This genomic stretch from Zingiber officinale cultivar Zhangliang chromosome 7A, Zo_v1.1, whole genome shotgun sequence harbors:
- the LOC122002742 gene encoding COBRA-like protein 1, which translates into the protein MEAYLTSSIPTARRSGGKFAPLALTLLFFLVWSATLPSTGAYDALDPNGNITIKWDVMQWTPDGYVAVVTMFNFQQYRHIQAPGWTLGWTWAKKEVIWSMVGAQTTEQGDCSRFKGNIPHCCKKDPTVVDLLPGTPYNMQIANCCKGGVINSWAQDPANAASSFQVSVGVAGTTNKTVRVPKNFTLKAPGPGYTCGIAKIVKPTKFVTQDGRRTTQALMTWNVTCTYSQFLAQKTPTCCVSLSSFYNDTIVNCPTCTCGCQNNLTQPGSCVEGDSPYLASAVNGPGKNSFVPLVQCTSHMCPIRVHWHVKLNYKEYWRVKIAITNFNYRMNYTQWNLVIQHPNLDNLTQLFSFNYKALTPYGGINDTAMFWGVKYYNDLLMEAGPYGNAQSELLFKKDPSTFTFDKGWAFPRRIYFNGDNCVMPPPDSYPWLPNASSHMMNSMMMTILAALSWLLIIAF